TCTGTTTGCGACCTGGCGTTCTTGTTGTTGCGCTTGCCAGGGATAGGGTATTCGGGGGTGGTGCGACGCCTGCAAGACGGGTAAAAAGGCTTCCTGGATTCTGGTCAGATCGCGCAATGTGAGATCGCATTCATCCAATTCTCCCGCATCATAACGACCTTTGACAATTGTTTGGACGAGCTTTTTAATTTCGTCTGGCTCATTGTTCGGCAAAGACCGCGTCGCAGATTCGACAGCGTCTGCGAGATTAATAATACCCGCTTCTTTGGTCTGGGGTTTGGGACCGGGATAGTGAAAGTCGGCATCGCGGACTGCCTGTTCGTCGATGAGTTGCGCCTGATGTTTAAACGAAGTCATTTCTGAAGTCCCATGGTGCTGTGGGATGAGATCAATGATTGCCGGAGGAAGTCCTTCTTCTTTTGCCAATTCGATCCCGTCCCTGACATGGGAAATGAGAATCAGGGCACTTATTTGAGGCTGCAACTCATCGTGGGGATTCACGCCGTGCTGGTTTTCTATAAAATAGTGTGGCCGTCTCATTTTTCCGATATCGTGGTAATAACACCCAACGCGTGCGAGCAAGGGGTCTGCGTCTATTGCGAGCGCGGCTTCTTCCGAGAGATTGGCCATGTTTATGCTGTGGCTAAAGGTTCCTGGAGCGCGAAGGGCCAAATTGCGCAATAGCGGGCGATTTAAGTCCGCCAGTTCGAGCAGTGTCAGGGATGTTACGACATTGAAAACACTTTCAAATACGGGCAGTAATCCAATGGTGAGGATTAAGGAACCGCAGGCAGACACAATGCCCCAGAATAAATCCTCGCGTATTTCTGTGAGAAACTCGGTTGTGTTGGTATAAGAAAAAAGTAGTCCGACCGTAGAGGTAATTGTCAGGGCATAAGCGACAATCAGATACAGACCAGGGCGATAAAAATCTCTGCGATGGCGCACCTGGTGTACGGAAAATGCGCCAATAATGCCTGTGGTGAGAAAGATGATCCCGTATTGGAGTTCGCCGAGAATGCTGGCACAAAGCGTTGTAACTACAAGGGTGATCACCATGCCGACGACGGCATCAAAGAGCACGGTCGCCAGCATTGCAGATAGTGCGACGGGGATGAGAAAAGGCGATATGGCCTGGCTTTGGGCGGCGTAATCAGCCACAGCAGTGGGGATTAAAATAATGATGCCAAACAGTACGATGTTTTTGGACGGGCGATAAAGGTCGGGACGATAAAATTTTAGAAATGCAAAAAATATTATGAGCGTCAACGCGCAAAGTGATAGTCCAGCCCCTCGTTGAATGAGGTCAATAAATGGATCTTGCTGACGGCGTTGGTTGATATGTTCGGCCAGTGATCTGAGTTTGTCTATGTCGTCAGATGTTACGCGGTCGTGTTTGTCAATAATGCGCTCGCCTTTGAGGACTGTCCCTGGCTTGGTACGTGAGACATTACTGGCTGCCTCATCTCTTCGCCTCTGGGTTTCGGTAGCGTCATAGGCAATGTTGGAGGATAGATAGGCGAGAACCAGTTCACTGCCAGCTCTCATTTCCATAGCACTTGCCTTTGGCAATTGCTGTTCTATGGTTTGTTGGAGTTCCGAGGTAAAATTTTCTATATCGGCCAGTTCTTCAAGGCTAATTTGGCGTTCTGAGCCATTATTAAGTAGTATAACCTCTGCGTACCCCTCTTCGACGGTATTTATTTTCTGGTCGATAATCCCGTTCTGGTAGGTGCTTTGAAGAATTTTCTCAACTGCAGTGGTCAATGTACTGCGGCTGGCTGATCGCCGTCGAGATACGGGTATGAGATGTTTCAGGGTGGATTCCGACAAGGGGCTAATTTCCGGGTGTGAAAGCCGTAGCTCTTGTGAGAGCGATTCGCTTACCCCAGAGCCCATGTGCTTTTTTATGTCGTTAAGAAATGTTTTATATGCATTCAGTTTGTTTTGCTGTACTGTGCTATCATAGCGCAAAACTGGCAAAACCTGGCGGCGAGCTTCTGAGACTTCATCCTGGTATGCTTCCTCGCTTTTGTACACGGGGAAGGGTTCAGGGGCAATGACTTCATCTGGCGCAATCGCACCTACTCGAAATGCACTGTATTCGTGATGCTGTTGCGTGGGAAATAAGACGGTTAGTACGCCTAAGAGGGCGAGCATCAACGCAATGCGAAAGGCTTGCTTCCCTCGCTGTTTCCACTGTTGTCTCGTCCGACGCGTGCGGCCGCGTTGACGTTTTCTAAAGAACATCATGGTTTTGGCAGAGCCTCTTCTACATCTGGTTCCTGGGAATGTTCGCTTTGTTCGTAAGCTGTTATAATTTGTTGGACCAATGGGTGTCTTACAACATCTCTTTCTGAAAAGCTGATAAACTTGATGGCTTCTATATGAGATAGGATGTGCTGGACGTGTATAAGTCCGGACTTAATACCCGGCGGCAGGTCTATTTGTGTTATATCACCCGTAATTACGGCTTTGGCATTGTTGCCCAGGCGGGTGAGAAACATCTTCATCTGGTTGACGGTGGTATTCTGAGCCTCATCGAGAATGACAAAAGCGTTATTCAGGGTGCGTCCTCTCATAAATGCAAGCGGTGCAATTTCAAGTGTGTGCATCTCCATCAGGTGTTGCAATTGTGTATCGGGTAGCATGTCGCGCAGTGCATCGTAGAGTGGGCGCAGATAGGGA
The Gemmatimonadota bacterium DNA segment above includes these coding regions:
- a CDS encoding HDIG domain-containing protein, with the translated sequence MMFFRKRQRGRTRRTRQQWKQRGKQAFRIALMLALLGVLTVLFPTQQHHEYSAFRVGAIAPDEVIAPEPFPVYKSEEAYQDEVSEARRQVLPVLRYDSTVQQNKLNAYKTFLNDIKKHMGSGVSESLSQELRLSHPEISPLSESTLKHLIPVSRRRSASRSTLTTAVEKILQSTYQNGIIDQKINTVEEGYAEVILLNNGSERQISLEELADIENFTSELQQTIEQQLPKASAMEMRAGSELVLAYLSSNIAYDATETQRRRDEAASNVSRTKPGTVLKGERIIDKHDRVTSDDIDKLRSLAEHINQRRQQDPFIDLIQRGAGLSLCALTLIIFFAFLKFYRPDLYRPSKNIVLFGIIILIPTAVADYAAQSQAISPFLIPVALSAMLATVLFDAVVGMVITLVVTTLCASILGELQYGIIFLTTGIIGAFSVHQVRHRRDFYRPGLYLIVAYALTITSTVGLLFSYTNTTEFLTEIREDLFWGIVSACGSLILTIGLLPVFESVFNVVTSLTLLELADLNRPLLRNLALRAPGTFSHSINMANLSEEAALAIDADPLLARVGCYYHDIGKMRRPHYFIENQHGVNPHDELQPQISALILISHVRDGIELAKEEGLPPAIIDLIPQHHGTSEMTSFKHQAQLIDEQAVRDADFHYPGPKPQTKEAGIINLADAVESATRSLPNNEPDEIKKLVQTIVKGRYDAGELDECDLTLRDLTRIQEAFLPVLQASHHPRIPYPWQAQQQERQVANR